The Burkholderia ambifaria AMMD genome has a segment encoding these proteins:
- a CDS encoding aldehyde dehydrogenase, whose amino-acid sequence MTDRRMLIAGEWCTARDGRTFDRFNPATGALASRAPAAGPADADAAIDAAHRAFPAWAALAPTERRRRLLKAADLMDARIDEFIATGVAETGATPGWLGFNVTLAANMLREAASMTTQIDGDVIPSDVPGNLALAMRVPCGVVLGIAPWNAPVILGTRALAMPLACGNTVVLKASEACPGVHVLIGAVLDDAGLGAGVVNVITHAAADAPELVERLIAHPHVKRINFTGSTHVGRIIARHAAAHLKPVLLELGGKAPVLVLDDADVDAAVDAIAFGAFFNQGQICMSTERVIAARPIADALVERLAEKARTLVAGDPLAGHPLGTMADAAAAARAASLVEDAHAHGARLPLGCRIDGATMQPAIVDGVTRDMRLYREESFAPVVAILRADSDDEAVALANDSEFGLSASVFSRDIARAMTLARRIESGICHINGPTVHDEAQMPFGGTKASGYGRFGSRASIAEFTELRWITVQTTPRHYPI is encoded by the coding sequence ATGACCGACAGACGGATGCTGATCGCGGGCGAGTGGTGCACCGCCCGCGACGGGCGAACCTTCGACCGATTCAACCCCGCGACGGGCGCGCTTGCGTCACGCGCGCCGGCGGCCGGCCCGGCCGACGCCGACGCGGCGATCGACGCCGCGCACCGCGCGTTTCCCGCCTGGGCGGCGCTCGCGCCGACCGAGCGGCGCCGCCGGCTGCTGAAGGCGGCCGACCTGATGGACGCGCGCATCGACGAATTCATCGCGACCGGCGTTGCCGAAACCGGCGCGACGCCCGGCTGGCTCGGCTTCAACGTGACGCTCGCGGCGAACATGCTGCGCGAGGCCGCGTCGATGACCACCCAGATCGACGGCGACGTGATCCCGTCCGACGTGCCCGGCAATCTCGCGCTCGCGATGCGCGTGCCGTGCGGCGTGGTGCTCGGCATCGCGCCGTGGAATGCACCGGTGATCCTCGGCACGCGCGCACTCGCCATGCCGCTTGCGTGCGGCAACACGGTCGTGCTGAAGGCGTCCGAAGCGTGCCCGGGCGTGCACGTGCTGATCGGCGCGGTGCTGGACGACGCCGGGCTCGGCGCGGGCGTCGTCAACGTGATCACGCATGCGGCGGCCGATGCGCCGGAACTCGTCGAGCGGCTGATCGCGCATCCGCATGTGAAGCGGATCAACTTCACCGGGTCGACGCACGTCGGGCGCATCATCGCGCGCCACGCGGCCGCGCACCTGAAACCCGTGCTGCTCGAACTCGGCGGCAAGGCGCCGGTGCTCGTGCTCGACGATGCGGATGTCGACGCAGCCGTCGACGCGATCGCATTCGGCGCGTTCTTCAACCAGGGGCAGATCTGCATGTCGACCGAGCGCGTGATCGCCGCGCGGCCGATCGCCGATGCGCTCGTCGAACGGCTGGCCGAGAAGGCGCGCACGCTGGTCGCCGGCGATCCGCTGGCCGGCCATCCGCTCGGCACGATGGCCGACGCGGCGGCCGCCGCGCGCGCGGCGTCGCTCGTCGAGGATGCCCATGCGCACGGCGCGCGCTTGCCGCTCGGCTGCCGGATCGACGGCGCGACGATGCAGCCGGCGATCGTCGACGGCGTCACGCGCGACATGCGGCTCTATCGCGAGGAATCGTTCGCGCCGGTGGTCGCGATCCTGCGCGCGGACAGCGACGACGAAGCGGTCGCGCTCGCGAACGACAGCGAGTTCGGGCTGTCGGCGAGCGTGTTCAGCCGCGATATCGCACGGGCGATGACGCTCGCGCGACGGATCGAGTCGGGGATCTGCCACATCAACGGGCCGACCGTGCACGACGAGGCGCAGATGCCGTTCGGCGGCACCAAGGCGAGCGGTTACGGACGCTTCGGCAGCCGTGCGTCGATCGCCGAATTCACCGAGCTGCGCTGGATCACCGTGCAGACCACGCCGCGGCATTACCCGATATGA
- a CDS encoding p-hydroxycinnamoyl CoA hydratase/lyase produces MSKYDNRWQTVEVNVEAGIAWVTLNRPDKRNAMSPTLNQEMLQVLDAIEFDDDAKVLVLTGAGSAWTAGMDLKEYFREIDGGSDALQEKVRRDASEWQWRRLRMYNKPTIAMVNGWCFGGGFSPLVACDLAIAADEAVFGLSEINWGIPPGNLVSKAMADTVGHRRALHYIMTGDTFTGVEAAEMGLVNSSVPLAGLRDATIALAARLMDKNPVVLRAAKHGFKRSRELTWEQCEDYLYAKLDQAQLRDPERGREQGLKQFLDDKAIKPGLQAYKR; encoded by the coding sequence ATGAGCAAGTACGACAACCGCTGGCAGACCGTTGAAGTGAACGTGGAGGCCGGCATCGCGTGGGTGACGCTGAACCGTCCGGACAAGCGCAATGCGATGAGCCCGACGCTGAACCAGGAAATGCTGCAGGTGCTCGACGCGATCGAGTTCGACGACGACGCGAAGGTGCTGGTGCTGACCGGCGCGGGCAGCGCATGGACGGCCGGTATGGATCTGAAGGAATATTTCCGCGAGATCGACGGCGGCTCCGACGCGTTGCAGGAAAAGGTGCGGCGCGACGCGTCGGAATGGCAGTGGCGCCGTCTGCGGATGTACAACAAGCCGACGATCGCGATGGTGAACGGCTGGTGCTTCGGCGGCGGGTTCTCGCCGCTCGTCGCGTGCGACCTCGCGATCGCGGCGGACGAAGCGGTGTTCGGGCTGTCGGAGATCAACTGGGGCATCCCGCCGGGCAACCTCGTCAGCAAGGCGATGGCGGACACGGTCGGGCATCGCCGCGCGCTGCACTACATCATGACCGGCGACACGTTCACCGGCGTCGAAGCGGCGGAAATGGGCCTCGTGAACAGCAGCGTGCCGCTGGCCGGGCTGCGCGACGCGACGATCGCGCTCGCCGCACGGCTGATGGACAAGAACCCGGTCGTGCTGCGCGCGGCGAAGCATGGCTTCAAGCGTTCGCGCGAGCTCACGTGGGAGCAGTGCGAGGATTATCTGTATGCGAAGCTCGACCAGGCGCAGTTGCGCGACCCGGAGCGCGGCCGCGAGCAGGGGCTGAAGCAGTTCCTCGACGACAAGGCAATCAAGCCGGGCCTGCAGGCATACAAGCGCTGA
- a CDS encoding MarR family winged helix-turn-helix transcriptional regulator translates to MSSAPTKPAPPKNTAKNAARATGDKPKARAPQRLTYVIGGLDRLLRRHMTDALAPLGITLAQYTALSVLEARGASSNAQLAERSWITPQSANEVMSVMAARGFVTREADPSHGRIILLTLTDAGAAMLRECEAVLRPLETRMLGDISADDAAHVQRALELFSRNLRG, encoded by the coding sequence ATGAGTTCCGCACCGACCAAGCCCGCGCCTCCGAAGAACACCGCGAAGAACGCCGCCCGCGCGACGGGCGACAAGCCGAAGGCGCGCGCGCCGCAGCGCCTGACCTACGTGATCGGCGGTCTCGACCGGCTGCTGCGCCGGCATATGACCGACGCGCTCGCACCGCTCGGCATCACGCTGGCGCAATACACGGCGCTGTCGGTGCTGGAGGCGCGCGGCGCGTCGTCGAATGCGCAACTGGCCGAGCGCTCATGGATCACGCCGCAATCGGCGAACGAGGTGATGAGCGTGATGGCCGCCCGCGGTTTCGTCACGCGCGAGGCCGACCCGTCGCACGGCCGCATCATCCTGCTGACGCTGACCGACGCAGGCGCGGCGATGCTGCGTGAATGCGAAGCCGTGCTGCGTCCGCTCGAGACGCGCATGCTCGGCGACATCTCCGCCGACGACGCCGCGCACGTGCAGCGCGCGCTCGAACTGTTCTCGCGCAACCTGCGCGGCTGA
- a CDS encoding SMP-30/gluconolactonase/LRE family protein: MQQIDPAASATRLADTRNTLGEGATWCDKTHALYWVDIEGAQLWRCRADGSDLTQWPMPERLACFALTHDPDVLLVGLATQLAFFDLRSGAFTRIVDVEPDLPTRLNDGRCDPSGAFVFGMKDEGGDPPRAVGGFYRLNADLTLERLALPPAAIANSIAFSPDGSKMYFCDSLVREILVCDYGRAGVAGVRPFARLTDADGDPDGSTMDRDGGLWNAQWGGRRVVRYAADGVETERIAVPTAQPSCVTLDGEGRLYVTSARVGLSDDALASDADAGGVFVAQTRHAGLPTARFMGAPRG, encoded by the coding sequence ATGCAACAGATTGATCCGGCCGCGTCGGCGACGCGGCTGGCGGACACCCGCAACACGCTCGGCGAAGGCGCGACGTGGTGCGACAAGACGCACGCGCTGTATTGGGTGGATATCGAAGGCGCGCAACTGTGGCGCTGCCGCGCGGACGGTTCGGACCTCACGCAGTGGCCGATGCCCGAACGGCTTGCGTGCTTCGCGCTGACGCACGATCCGGACGTGCTGCTCGTCGGGCTCGCGACGCAACTCGCGTTCTTCGACCTGCGCAGCGGCGCGTTCACGCGGATCGTCGACGTCGAGCCCGATCTGCCGACGCGCCTGAACGACGGGCGCTGCGATCCGTCCGGCGCGTTCGTGTTCGGGATGAAAGACGAGGGCGGTGACCCGCCGCGCGCGGTCGGCGGGTTTTACCGGCTCAATGCCGACCTCACGCTCGAACGGCTCGCGTTGCCGCCGGCCGCGATCGCGAACAGCATCGCGTTCTCGCCGGACGGCTCGAAGATGTACTTCTGCGATTCGCTCGTGCGTGAAATCCTCGTGTGCGATTACGGCCGCGCGGGTGTGGCCGGCGTGCGGCCGTTCGCGCGGCTGACCGATGCGGATGGCGACCCGGACGGCTCGACGATGGACCGCGACGGCGGCCTGTGGAACGCGCAGTGGGGCGGCCGGCGGGTGGTGCGCTACGCCGCGGACGGCGTCGAGACGGAACGCATCGCGGTGCCGACCGCGCAGCCGAGCTGCGTGACGCTCGATGGCGAAGGCCGGTTGTACGTGACGAGTGCGCGTGTTGGGCTGAGCGACGACGCGCTGGCGAGCGATGCCGATGCCGGCGGCGTGTTCGTCGCGCAGACGCGCCATGCGGGGCTGCCGACCGCGCGATTCATGGGCGCGCCGCGCGGCTGA
- the araH gene encoding L-arabinose ABC transporter permease AraH, with amino-acid sequence MSQAMQPQRTSPSPDATAAPARARGGVWQLINRSGIVMVFLVLFATLSLTVPDFLTPRNIQGLLLSVTLIGSIAVTMMFVLALGEVDLSVASIVAFSGVVASTLITATHSVVFGTVAGILAGGAVGLVNGVLIARWRINSLIVTLAMMEVVRGLAFITSNGDAVMISEERFFELGAGSFLGISYPIWSNIVGFVVFGFLLRKTVFGKNVLAVGGNGEAALLAGLPVMRIKIAVFVLQGLVTGFAGVMLASRMSLGDPKTSVGLELGVISACVLGGVSLTGGVATISGVLVGVLIMGSVQDAMSLLNVPTFYQYLIRGGILLLAVLFDQYRRNQRRAMKI; translated from the coding sequence ATGAGCCAGGCAATGCAACCCCAACGCACTTCCCCGTCCCCGGATGCCACGGCCGCGCCCGCGCGAGCGCGCGGCGGCGTGTGGCAACTGATCAACCGCTCCGGCATCGTGATGGTGTTTCTCGTGCTGTTCGCGACGCTGTCGCTGACCGTGCCGGACTTCCTCACGCCGCGCAACATCCAGGGCCTTTTGCTGTCGGTCACGCTGATCGGTTCGATCGCGGTGACGATGATGTTCGTGCTCGCGCTCGGCGAAGTCGACCTGTCGGTCGCGTCGATCGTCGCGTTCTCGGGCGTCGTCGCGTCGACGCTGATCACCGCGACGCACAGCGTGGTGTTCGGTACCGTGGCCGGCATCCTCGCGGGCGGCGCGGTCGGGCTCGTGAACGGCGTGCTGATCGCGCGCTGGCGGATCAATTCGCTGATCGTCACGCTCGCGATGATGGAAGTCGTGCGCGGGCTCGCGTTCATCACGTCGAACGGCGACGCGGTGATGATCTCCGAGGAACGCTTCTTCGAGCTCGGCGCCGGCTCGTTCCTCGGCATCTCGTATCCGATCTGGAGCAACATCGTTGGCTTCGTCGTGTTCGGCTTCCTGCTGCGCAAGACGGTGTTCGGCAAGAACGTGCTGGCCGTCGGCGGCAACGGCGAGGCCGCGCTGCTCGCGGGGCTGCCGGTGATGCGCATCAAGATCGCGGTGTTCGTGCTGCAGGGGCTCGTGACCGGCTTCGCCGGCGTGATGCTCGCGTCGCGGATGAGCCTCGGCGACCCGAAGACGTCGGTTGGCCTCGAGCTCGGCGTGATCTCCGCGTGCGTGCTCGGCGGCGTGTCGCTGACGGGCGGTGTGGCGACCATCTCCGGCGTGCTGGTCGGCGTGCTGATCATGGGCTCCGTGCAGGACGCGATGAGCCTGTTGAACGTGCCGACCTTTTACCAATATCTGATACGCGGCGGAATTCTGTTGCTCGCGGTGCTGTTCGACCAGTATCGTCGCAACCAGCGGCGCGCGATGAAGATCTGA
- the araG gene encoding L-arabinose ABC transporter ATP-binding protein AraG, with product MTMQTITAVSGNDDAATHGAAAPPGGALLSLDGITVTFPGVRALDAVSLSVRAGEVHGLMGENGAGKSTLLKVLSGVNQPQAGTLTLNGTVQRFASTRAALEAGIAIIYQELHLVPELTVAENLMLGQLPSRLGVVDERALAVRALDALERLGEHIDPDIPVKYLSIGQRQMIEIGKALMRDARVIAFDEPTSSLSARETTQLFRIIRSLRAEGRAIIYVTHRMEEVDALCDRVTVFRDGRRIETFESVAELDRDQLIGCMVGRSIEDVYGYRPRAAGDVMIEAKGLTGPGLSEPVSFAARRGEIVGFFGLVGAGRSELMKLLYGATRPSGGHVELGGKRVAFSSPRHAVRAGIALCPEDRKQEGIVAIASVADNLNISARRHFSPARVLLDARRERDLAQRYIERLAIKTPDGDTPIGALSGGNQQKVVLARWLAERIDVFLMDEPTRGIDVGARAEIYNLFYELAEAGRTVILVSSDLAEVIGVSDRIIVMKEGRIAGEVAKAQATPDALIKLALPR from the coding sequence ATGACGATGCAGACGATCACGGCCGTGTCCGGCAACGACGACGCGGCCACGCACGGCGCCGCCGCGCCGCCCGGCGGCGCGCTGCTCTCGCTCGACGGGATCACGGTGACATTCCCGGGCGTGCGCGCGCTCGATGCCGTGTCGCTGTCGGTGCGCGCGGGCGAAGTGCACGGGCTGATGGGCGAGAACGGCGCGGGCAAGTCGACGCTGTTGAAGGTGCTGTCCGGCGTGAACCAGCCGCAGGCCGGCACGCTGACGCTGAACGGCACGGTGCAGCGCTTCGCGTCGACGCGCGCCGCGCTCGAGGCCGGCATCGCGATCATCTACCAGGAGCTGCATCTGGTGCCGGAGCTGACGGTCGCGGAGAACCTGATGCTCGGGCAGTTGCCGAGCCGGCTCGGCGTGGTCGACGAGCGCGCGCTCGCGGTGCGTGCGCTCGATGCGCTGGAGCGCCTCGGCGAGCACATCGATCCGGACATCCCGGTGAAGTATCTGTCGATCGGCCAGCGCCAGATGATCGAGATCGGCAAGGCGCTGATGCGCGACGCGCGCGTGATCGCGTTCGACGAACCGACGAGTTCGCTGTCCGCGCGCGAGACGACGCAGCTGTTCCGCATCATCCGCTCGCTGCGCGCGGAAGGGCGAGCGATCATCTACGTCACGCACCGGATGGAGGAAGTCGACGCGCTGTGCGACCGCGTGACGGTGTTCCGCGACGGCCGCCGGATCGAGACGTTCGAATCGGTCGCCGAGCTCGATCGCGACCAGCTGATCGGCTGCATGGTCGGCCGCTCGATCGAGGACGTGTACGGCTACCGGCCGCGCGCGGCCGGCGACGTGATGATCGAGGCGAAGGGGCTGACCGGGCCCGGCTTGTCCGAGCCGGTGTCGTTCGCCGCGCGCCGCGGCGAGATCGTCGGCTTCTTCGGGCTCGTCGGCGCGGGCCGCTCGGAGCTGATGAAGCTGCTGTACGGCGCGACGCGCCCGAGCGGCGGCCACGTCGAGCTGGGCGGCAAGCGCGTCGCGTTTTCGAGCCCGCGCCACGCGGTGCGCGCCGGCATCGCGCTGTGCCCGGAGGATCGCAAGCAGGAAGGCATCGTCGCGATCGCGTCGGTGGCCGACAACCTGAACATCAGCGCGCGCCGTCATTTCAGCCCGGCGCGCGTGCTGCTCGACGCGCGGCGCGAACGCGACCTCGCGCAACGCTACATCGAGCGGCTCGCGATCAAGACGCCCGACGGCGACACGCCGATCGGCGCGCTGTCGGGCGGCAACCAGCAGAAGGTCGTGCTCGCGCGCTGGCTGGCCGAGCGCATCGACGTGTTCCTGATGGACGAGCCGACGCGCGGCATCGACGTCGGCGCGCGCGCGGAAATCTACAACCTGTTCTACGAACTCGCGGAAGCGGGCCGCACGGTGATCCTCGTGTCGAGCGACCTGGCCGAGGTGATCGGCGTGTCGGACCGGATCATCGTGATGAAGGAAGGACGGATCGCGGGCGAAGTGGCGAAGGCGCAGGCGACGCCCGACGCGCTGATCAAGCTCGCGCTGCCGCGTTAG